In Halobacterium sp. R2-5, one DNA window encodes the following:
- a CDS encoding molybdopterin-dependent oxidoreductase, which translates to MSMDDPPGPTEHSPSENLPGVPDVDDPRSSTPLTDDFETGTANDPDVGVRSDDMTTVIVDDRPIAVPPGSTLLDAVETADTDADVPALCSYDRDTEQADAIGPRSTCRTCMVETDDHGIVPACSFPAEDGIEVSTDATDAEEARDVNLDLVLANHNLRCTTCGQNGRCELQDVSIEHGVNQPRYGVFDERDEYDPLDATSVIQIDRNKCILCNRCVEACNDVQAAGVLRMSGQGNDIHIDFQKEEAETMAESTCISCGHCVTVCPTGSLVEDGLTDATTIPLPGFTQKNSIGEVHEAEYFETADTAVSPNRDVPGTDDPDRPTDPEDLSGVAKFMAKAKDRVSGLSKRATDTALKSAEQSAESVAEKSMTVGQLFDVAEGVSGARKRNLTVTDTTCTYCGVGCRFKLYGKGEEILGVRPAEPEETPANDFSTCVKGKFGYDFVDSDQRLETPLIREDGEFREASWDEALNHVAQRLSDIRDEYGSDSLAVTASSKATNEENFLAQKFARQVLHTPHVDNCTRLCHSSTVAALKQTVGFGAMTNRINEDVGETDCYLITGSNTTESHPVLATRIVQNVRDGADLFVFDPRKMTIADHADQYSRTVPGTDVVWLNGMIRYIIQEDLYDETFVEERTKHFEDLKAGVESYTLDLVEEVADIPREQLRNAAETIANADTCIYGWAMGLTQHAHGTHNALAIANLALLCGHLGKPRSGLSPFRGQNNVQGGGGDMGPIPNNLPGYQPVDDPEVLDKFEAEWGVRPPNQVGLRITEMFSAVPGVERTVSSEGGSDAYGGDDTVGGEEERGTRDLSADEGYTPSNTDLHGMYIIGENPSISEPDIQHADRALEALDFLVVQELFMTETAKFADVVLPAASLAEKYGTTTNTERRVQLVRPAADSPGVARTDADILQDLAGRLGFDWDYDSPRDVMDEINELTPIYGGVTHDRLEEREHGLQWPVWSEDHPGTPYLYEEEFNFEDGKARFVPAELAEEHYPVPTEEFPFTLTTGRVLYHWHTGSMTRRVRASMQQAPESFVTIHPEAATRLGIADGEYVRVESRQGEIIVKANVEETSGSDVLFIPMHFVHGAVNILTKEEFDPTAKIPQYKVTNVQVEPLGKEPAEEPTPPGDLAAESDPSEDD; encoded by the coding sequence ATGAGCATGGACGACCCACCCGGACCGACCGAGCACAGCCCGTCTGAGAACCTTCCCGGCGTTCCGGACGTCGACGACCCGCGGTCGAGCACGCCGCTCACTGACGACTTCGAGACTGGGACAGCCAACGACCCCGATGTTGGGGTCCGGAGCGATGACATGACGACCGTGATAGTCGACGACCGGCCCATCGCTGTCCCACCGGGCTCGACGCTCCTCGACGCCGTCGAAACAGCCGACACCGACGCCGACGTGCCGGCGCTGTGTTCCTACGACCGGGATACCGAGCAGGCCGACGCGATCGGGCCGCGGAGCACCTGTCGGACCTGCATGGTCGAAACCGACGACCACGGCATCGTCCCCGCCTGTAGTTTCCCGGCCGAAGACGGGATCGAGGTCTCGACCGATGCGACCGACGCCGAGGAAGCTCGGGACGTGAACCTCGATCTCGTCCTCGCGAACCACAACCTCCGCTGTACGACCTGCGGGCAGAACGGCCGCTGTGAACTCCAGGACGTCTCGATTGAGCACGGCGTGAATCAGCCCCGCTACGGCGTCTTCGACGAGCGTGACGAGTACGACCCGCTCGATGCGACCTCCGTCATTCAGATCGACCGCAACAAGTGCATCCTCTGTAACCGCTGTGTCGAGGCCTGTAACGACGTCCAGGCCGCCGGCGTGCTCCGGATGTCCGGGCAGGGCAACGACATCCACATCGACTTCCAGAAGGAGGAGGCCGAGACGATGGCCGAGTCGACCTGCATCTCCTGTGGCCACTGTGTCACCGTGTGTCCGACCGGCTCGCTCGTCGAAGACGGGCTCACGGACGCGACGACGATCCCGCTACCCGGGTTCACGCAGAAGAACTCCATCGGGGAAGTCCACGAGGCGGAATACTTCGAGACTGCCGATACGGCCGTCTCACCGAACCGGGACGTCCCGGGAACGGACGACCCTGACCGGCCGACCGACCCGGAGGATCTGTCAGGCGTCGCGAAGTTCATGGCGAAGGCGAAGGACCGAGTATCGGGTCTCTCGAAGCGAGCCACAGACACCGCGCTCAAATCGGCCGAGCAGTCGGCGGAGAGCGTCGCGGAGAAGTCGATGACCGTCGGCCAGCTGTTCGACGTCGCCGAGGGCGTCAGCGGCGCTCGGAAGCGGAATCTCACCGTGACCGACACGACCTGTACCTACTGTGGCGTCGGGTGTCGGTTCAAGCTGTACGGAAAAGGCGAGGAGATTCTCGGTGTCCGACCCGCTGAACCCGAGGAGACACCCGCAAACGACTTCTCGACGTGCGTGAAAGGAAAGTTCGGGTACGACTTCGTCGACTCCGACCAGCGACTGGAGACGCCGCTGATCAGGGAGGACGGGGAGTTCCGCGAGGCGTCGTGGGACGAGGCACTGAACCACGTCGCGCAGCGACTGTCCGATATCCGCGACGAGTACGGCTCGGACTCGCTGGCGGTGACCGCCTCTTCGAAGGCGACCAACGAGGAGAACTTCCTCGCCCAGAAGTTCGCCCGACAGGTGCTTCACACGCCGCACGTCGACAACTGCACCCGGCTCTGTCACTCTTCGACCGTCGCCGCTCTCAAACAGACCGTCGGCTTCGGCGCGATGACTAACCGCATCAACGAGGACGTCGGCGAGACCGACTGCTATCTCATCACTGGATCGAACACGACCGAGAGCCACCCGGTGTTGGCGACGCGAATCGTCCAGAACGTCCGCGACGGCGCCGACTTGTTCGTCTTTGACCCGCGGAAGATGACGATCGCAGACCACGCAGACCAGTACTCCCGCACGGTGCCGGGAACCGACGTCGTTTGGCTCAACGGGATGATACGGTACATCATCCAGGAAGACCTCTACGACGAGACCTTCGTCGAGGAGCGGACCAAACACTTCGAGGATCTGAAGGCGGGCGTCGAGTCGTACACGTTAGATCTCGTCGAAGAGGTGGCCGACATACCGCGGGAGCAACTCCGCAACGCCGCCGAGACGATCGCGAACGCTGACACCTGTATCTACGGGTGGGCGATGGGGCTGACCCAGCACGCCCACGGCACGCACAACGCGCTCGCTATCGCCAATCTGGCCCTGCTCTGTGGCCACCTCGGCAAGCCGCGGTCCGGGCTCTCGCCGTTCCGCGGCCAGAACAACGTCCAGGGCGGTGGGGGCGACATGGGTCCGATTCCGAACAACCTCCCCGGCTACCAGCCGGTCGACGATCCAGAGGTACTGGACAAGTTCGAAGCGGAGTGGGGCGTCAGGCCACCGAATCAGGTCGGGCTCCGCATCACCGAGATGTTCAGTGCAGTTCCGGGCGTCGAGCGAACCGTCTCCAGCGAGGGGGGCAGTGACGCGTACGGTGGTGACGACACGGTCGGGGGCGAGGAGGAACGAGGAACCAGAGATCTGAGCGCAGACGAGGGTTATACGCCGAGTAACACCGACCTGCATGGGATGTACATCATCGGCGAGAACCCGTCTATCTCGGAGCCAGACATCCAGCACGCCGACAGGGCGCTAGAGGCCCTCGACTTCCTCGTCGTCCAAGAGCTGTTCATGACCGAGACCGCGAAGTTCGCCGACGTGGTGTTGCCCGCCGCCTCGCTGGCCGAAAAGTACGGCACGACCACGAACACGGAACGACGGGTTCAGCTCGTCAGACCTGCCGCTGACTCGCCCGGTGTAGCCCGGACAGACGCCGACATCCTCCAGGACCTCGCCGGCCGGCTGGGATTCGACTGGGACTACGACAGCCCGAGAGACGTGATGGACGAAATCAACGAGCTCACACCGATCTACGGCGGCGTGACCCACGATCGCCTCGAAGAACGGGAACACGGCCTCCAGTGGCCAGTTTGGAGCGAAGACCACCCGGGAACGCCGTATCTCTACGAGGAGGAGTTCAATTTCGAGGACGGTAAAGCGCGGTTCGTCCCGGCCGAACTGGCCGAGGAGCACTATCCGGTCCCGACCGAGGAGTTCCCGTTCACTCTCACCACGGGCCGGGTGCTCTATCACTGGCACACGGGCTCGATGACCCGCCGGGTCCGGGCCTCTATGCAGCAAGCCCCCGAGAGCTTCGTGACGATTCACCCGGAGGCAGCCACCCGGCTCGGAATCGCCGACGGCGAGTACGTCCGCGTCGAGTCCCGCCAGGGCGAGATCATCGTGAAGGCGAACGTCGAGGAGACTTCGGGGTCGGACGTCCTATTCATCCCGATGCACTTCGTCCACGGAGCCGTCAACATACTGACTAAGGAAGAGTTCGACCCGACAGCGAAGATTCCCCAGTACAAGGTGACGAACGTCCAGGTCGAACCGCTCGGGAAAGAGCCGGCCGAGGAGCCGACCCCACCCGGTGACCTCGCCGCGGAGTCCGACCCCTCCGAGGACGACTAA
- a CDS encoding NADH-ubiquinone oxidoreductase-F iron-sulfur binding region domain-containing protein, which translates to MSQDTNTQGEQTVLRVTVGNGTPDEIRGELDDGSDGATARGRDILQTARGASDAVDVLEVGSTGLPAIEPLVLVTNGGETAYHPSPSSNSVHTLVEHAELGDISAPDAAWVVTHDPDAETLPIPADGPLAVGSRRILGRCGWIDPRDGFPPEASATAFARDDPGGALRRLDDIGLLGRGRGDASQDEDLATELDKVREASGDPVVVVNANESDRRNLTDRLLLEGDSAAVVDGLLAVAAIVGAAPDDTVVYTNETDDLARRRIRRSLHAAVANLDDDGNAAPQIVSGPNEYIAGEFTMALEALEGNDRLEARLRPPGPARHGLYGRPTVVATPRTLAQIRTGLLDPDAFDADDSDPGTRLFTVTGDVASGATVELPTGGSLAAVRDAVDIQGQFKMASIGGRFGGFTRSLDRPVSSIGLQNANLGTEGVIEVFDQETCPVAVTGERARFASEKNCGRCFPGREGTKQLLHLLRDVYDGQYEDDKMRELTRTMGTSSLCDFGQSAARSVGTAIDRFETEFRAHANGRCPSGACEEIDS; encoded by the coding sequence ATGAGCCAAGATACCAATACGCAAGGTGAGCAGACGGTTCTCCGTGTCACAGTCGGCAACGGCACCCCAGACGAGATTCGCGGGGAGCTCGATGACGGTAGTGACGGCGCGACAGCCCGCGGACGCGATATTTTACAGACGGCTCGCGGAGCTTCCGACGCGGTCGACGTGCTCGAAGTCGGCTCGACGGGCCTCCCCGCGATCGAACCGCTCGTTCTCGTCACCAACGGTGGAGAGACAGCCTACCATCCGTCGCCGTCGTCCAACAGCGTACACACACTTGTCGAGCACGCCGAACTCGGCGATATTAGTGCGCCGGACGCCGCCTGGGTCGTCACCCACGACCCGGATGCAGAGACGTTGCCGATACCAGCCGACGGACCGCTCGCTGTCGGATCACGGCGAATCTTAGGACGCTGTGGGTGGATCGACCCACGCGATGGGTTTCCTCCCGAGGCCAGCGCTACTGCATTCGCACGAGATGACCCTGGCGGAGCGCTAAGGCGACTTGACGACATCGGACTCCTCGGGCGTGGTCGAGGGGACGCAAGCCAAGATGAGGATCTAGCCACCGAACTGGACAAAGTTCGAGAGGCGTCGGGCGATCCGGTCGTCGTCGTGAACGCTAACGAGAGTGACCGCCGGAACCTGACTGACCGTTTGCTGTTGGAAGGGGATTCGGCGGCCGTCGTCGATGGATTACTGGCTGTCGCCGCCATCGTCGGGGCCGCACCCGACGATACGGTCGTCTACACGAACGAGACAGACGACCTCGCCAGACGGCGGATCCGTCGGTCGCTGCACGCCGCCGTCGCCAACCTCGACGACGACGGCAACGCTGCGCCCCAGATCGTCTCCGGCCCGAACGAGTACATCGCCGGGGAGTTCACGATGGCCCTCGAAGCGTTAGAGGGGAACGACCGACTCGAAGCGCGACTGCGTCCGCCCGGTCCGGCCCGACACGGACTGTACGGACGACCAACAGTCGTGGCAACGCCGCGGACCCTTGCGCAGATAAGGACCGGTCTGCTCGACCCCGACGCCTTCGATGCCGACGACTCCGACCCGGGCACGCGACTCTTCACCGTCACCGGTGACGTGGCGTCGGGTGCGACCGTCGAGCTACCGACAGGGGGATCACTAGCGGCCGTCCGCGACGCCGTCGATATCCAGGGACAGTTCAAGATGGCGTCAATCGGCGGCCGGTTCGGTGGCTTCACCCGATCGTTGGACCGACCGGTTAGTTCGATCGGCCTGCAGAACGCGAACCTCGGCACCGAGGGCGTGATCGAGGTGTTCGATCAGGAGACCTGCCCAGTGGCGGTCACCGGAGAACGAGCGCGGTTCGCCAGCGAGAAGAACTGCGGGCGGTGTTTCCCGGGCCGCGAGGGCACGAAACAGCTCCTCCATCTCCTCCGAGACGTGTACGACGGACAGTACGAGGACGACAAGATGCGTGAACTGACGCGTACGATGGGGACGTCCAGTCTCTGTGATTTCGGACAGTCAGCGGCTCGGAGTGTCGGGACAGCAATCGACCGTTTCGAGACCGAGTTCAGGGCCCACGCGAACGGCCGCTGCCCGAGCGGGGCCTGCGAGGAAATCGACTCATGA
- the crcB gene encoding fluoride efflux transporter CrcB, which yields MSDDHPLQTIETLLLVAVGGAIGANLRYVVGITLPGLWGTFTANVTGCFLLGLLLYEDRYISILADRSRVVFGTGLLSSYTTYSAFAVETVQTAPVWAIVNVVANYAIGLAAVLLARSVTLRLSGETREVSRS from the coding sequence ATGAGCGATGATCATCCACTTCAGACGATCGAAACCCTGTTGCTCGTCGCCGTCGGGGGTGCAATTGGCGCGAATCTCAGATACGTCGTCGGAATCACTCTGCCGGGACTCTGGGGAACGTTCACCGCGAACGTCACTGGTTGTTTCCTGCTCGGTCTGCTGCTCTACGAGGACAGGTATATCAGCATTCTCGCCGACCGGTCCCGAGTCGTATTCGGAACGGGGCTCCTCTCGTCGTATACGACCTACAGTGCCTTCGCAGTTGAGACAGTTCAGACCGCGCCCGTCTGGGCCATCGTTAACGTCGTCGCTAACTACGCCATCGGGTTGGCCGCGGTCCTCCTCGCGAGGTCGGTTACGCTACGACTCTCTGGGGAGACCAGGGAGGTGTCGAGGTCGTGA
- a CDS encoding CrcB family protein: MIGPPYLVAIGGMIGAVLRHLVSETVTMDDFPAGTLTVNVLGSLVLAVVTFGGAGNTTMLAVGTGACGAFTTFSSFSYDVVSLWERDRRIVAAGYAAANLVGAVTVVVLVGFLLS, encoded by the coding sequence GTGATCGGCCCACCGTATCTAGTCGCTATCGGCGGCATGATCGGTGCCGTCCTCCGCCACTTGGTGAGTGAGACGGTCACGATGGACGACTTCCCGGCCGGTACGCTCACGGTGAACGTTCTGGGGAGCCTCGTGTTAGCCGTCGTCACCTTCGGTGGTGCCGGAAATACGACGATGCTCGCAGTCGGCACGGGAGCTTGTGGCGCCTTCACGACGTTCTCGTCGTTTTCGTACGACGTGGTCTCGCTCTGGGAACGCGACCGCCGGATCGTCGCCGCCGGGTACGCCGCAGCCAACCTCGTCGGTGCCGTCACAGTCGTCGTGCTCGTCGGCTTCCTCCTCAGTTAG
- a CDS encoding carboxymuconolactone decarboxylase family protein — MSGRPDIVRPGEADDEAVNDLLEEAQSDWYGDAAFFGAMAHVPPVFKRIVDTFEAFGQGEHVDPALFELMRLKVAECHQCAYCATVRTLEVRDEVADKETHVFGTIDEDGLTRREYLAVRLAEQLSENPHRITEEDFEELRDVYTDSEIIELLLFGSLEVGLDRFCIALELQTTGDGPYPDDIDYPLEEARPERE, encoded by the coding sequence ATGAGTGGCCGTCCAGACATCGTTCGTCCCGGAGAAGCCGACGACGAAGCGGTCAACGACCTGCTCGAAGAAGCGCAGAGCGACTGGTATGGCGACGCGGCGTTTTTCGGCGCGATGGCGCACGTCCCGCCGGTGTTCAAGCGTATCGTCGACACGTTTGAAGCGTTCGGTCAGGGAGAGCACGTCGATCCGGCGCTCTTCGAATTGATGCGACTGAAGGTTGCGGAGTGCCACCAGTGTGCGTACTGTGCGACAGTCCGGACGCTCGAAGTCCGCGACGAGGTCGCTGACAAGGAAACCCACGTTTTCGGTACGATCGACGAAGACGGACTGACGAGAAGAGAGTACCTTGCGGTCCGTCTCGCGGAACAGCTTTCGGAAAACCCCCACAGAATCACGGAGGAAGACTTCGAGGAACTCCGGGACGTGTACACTGACTCCGAAATCATCGAGTTACTGTTGTTCGGGAGCCTCGAGGTGGGGCTCGACCGCTTCTGTATCGCACTCGAACTCCAAACCACCGGCGACGGCCCGTATCCGGACGATATCGACTACCCACTGGAGGAAGCCCGCCCGGAGCGTGAGTGA
- the thsA gene encoding thermosome subunit alpha produces MSQVDTIANITDEVDGDEAVQQNISAGIALADVLQTTLGPNGRDKMLVGDGQVVLTNDGASIVDRIDIESPAAKLVSEVAHSQGGDVGDGATSAIVLSGALLREASELLEDGFHPRTIVNGYAKAATRAQARLPDLATWENHDNETRRRLVETSITGRWNAELTTFLADLAVRGYQAARSNDGPRLENVTIHGIAGGETADSKLLDGLVIDTDRSSTSLTDVPVPLPQRIEDARVAVVDDELTLQTPKSASQLSVEDVDDLQQLQEFETSEYERYVETLTTHDVDVLFCQKSIDDRLKALLARAGILTFERTRQDEIHKLQRATGASPVMRLGELDVSAVGHAHVVERRTLGPSEFALVRDAASTQVSLLLRGGTDHVVDETERIIVDAIDLLASFDARPGVVPGGGATEVELAADLRTWSRGIDDRTQVVVGAVADALETIPRTLARNAGHDQIDTLLELRHRHHHGDTAAGIDVETGEVTDMNSRGIVAPIRLNERLLTNATEAVTSILRIDGIIHVDEPVHEEGDGHNHDHQHGAGAGLQSDSHGYPWAIGH; encoded by the coding sequence ATGAGTCAAGTAGATACAATCGCAAACATCACAGACGAGGTCGACGGTGACGAGGCGGTGCAGCAAAACATCTCCGCTGGCATCGCTCTCGCCGACGTGTTACAGACGACGCTCGGGCCGAACGGTCGTGATAAGATGTTGGTCGGCGACGGACAAGTCGTTCTGACGAACGACGGTGCGAGCATCGTCGACCGGATCGATATCGAGTCACCAGCCGCGAAACTCGTTTCCGAGGTTGCACACTCGCAAGGCGGCGACGTCGGCGACGGAGCGACCTCCGCGATCGTGTTGTCGGGGGCGCTTCTTCGCGAAGCCAGCGAACTGCTGGAAGACGGGTTCCATCCGAGGACCATCGTAAACGGCTACGCAAAGGCGGCCACGCGAGCCCAGGCCCGGTTGCCCGACCTCGCGACGTGGGAAAACCACGACAACGAGACGCGTCGGCGGCTCGTCGAGACGTCGATAACTGGACGTTGGAACGCCGAGCTCACCACGTTCTTGGCCGACCTCGCTGTCCGAGGCTATCAGGCGGCGAGAAGCAACGACGGCCCTCGACTGGAGAACGTGACCATTCACGGAATCGCGGGGGGCGAAACAGCCGATTCGAAGCTACTGGACGGGCTCGTCATCGACACGGATCGATCTTCGACATCACTCACCGACGTTCCGGTACCACTCCCGCAACGTATCGAAGACGCCCGCGTCGCCGTCGTCGACGACGAGCTCACCCTCCAAACACCGAAATCGGCGTCGCAGTTGTCGGTCGAGGACGTCGACGACCTTCAGCAACTCCAGGAGTTCGAGACCAGCGAGTACGAGCGATACGTCGAGACGCTCACGACGCACGACGTCGATGTGCTGTTCTGTCAGAAATCGATCGACGATCGGCTCAAGGCCCTTCTGGCCCGAGCCGGGATACTCACATTCGAACGGACGCGACAGGACGAGATCCACAAACTCCAGCGTGCGACGGGTGCGTCTCCGGTCATGCGACTCGGAGAACTCGACGTGAGCGCAGTCGGTCACGCGCACGTCGTCGAACGACGGACGCTCGGGCCGTCGGAGTTCGCCCTCGTCCGCGACGCGGCGTCGACACAGGTGTCGTTGCTCCTTCGTGGCGGGACCGACCACGTCGTTGACGAAACCGAACGGATCATCGTCGATGCTATCGACCTGCTCGCGTCGTTCGATGCCCGCCCTGGCGTAGTGCCGGGCGGCGGGGCGACCGAAGTGGAGCTCGCGGCAGATCTGCGAACGTGGAGCCGCGGAATCGATGACCGGACGCAGGTCGTCGTCGGCGCCGTCGCCGACGCTCTGGAGACTATTCCACGCACACTCGCCCGGAACGCCGGACACGATCAAATCGATACGCTGCTGGAGCTTCGACATCGCCACCACCACGGGGACACGGCCGCGGGTATCGATGTCGAGACGGGGGAGGTGACGGACATGAACTCCCGGGGAATCGTTGCACCAATCCGCCTCAACGAGCGGTTGCTCACGAACGCGACCGAGGCTGTGACGTCCATCCTCCGTATCGACGGCATCATTCACGTCGACGAGCCGGTTCACGAGGAAGGAGACGGACACAACCACGACCATCAGCACGGCGCCGGCGCCGGCCTCCAGAGCGACTCCCACGGCTATCCTTGGGCGATCGGACACTGA
- the fmdA gene encoding formamidase — protein sequence MPETVFEVDTDAPPEEQPDPIVNRWHPDTPPASTVQPGEKFRVECLDWTGGQVNNDDSANDIRDMDLTPNHHLSGPIEVEGAEPGDMLVVDILDIGAFPDHEWGFTGIFDLENGGGFLTDHFPEARKSIWDLDGVYTKSRHIPGVEFAGLTHPGILGTAPSHELLEEWNRREQKLIDDGPDAETAVNHETREEEPPLALPPEPENVMLGSMEDEELEEAKDKAARTIPPRENAGNCDIKNLSRGSRVYLPVFVDGANFITGDIHFSQGDGEITFCGAIEMAGWIDFRVDVIKGGMEKFGLDHPIFKPGNVEPDFSEYITFEGYSVDEDGTQHYKNANVGMRRACLDAIDYLKNFGYTGEQAYLSLSTIPVESRLAGIVDLPNTCVTVSVPQAAFNFDIDPDRLDDMDSKSRGTAASPS from the coding sequence ATGCCAGAAACCGTATTCGAGGTCGACACAGACGCACCGCCAGAAGAGCAACCGGACCCGATCGTCAACCGATGGCATCCCGACACGCCACCCGCATCGACCGTCCAGCCGGGGGAGAAGTTTCGTGTCGAGTGCCTAGATTGGACCGGGGGCCAGGTCAACAACGACGATAGCGCCAACGACATCCGTGATATGGACCTGACCCCGAATCACCACCTGAGCGGCCCGATCGAGGTCGAAGGCGCCGAACCCGGTGACATGCTCGTCGTCGACATCCTCGACATCGGTGCCTTCCCGGATCACGAGTGGGGTTTCACCGGGATCTTCGACCTGGAGAACGGTGGTGGCTTCCTCACGGACCACTTCCCGGAGGCCCGTAAGTCCATCTGGGACCTCGACGGCGTGTACACCAAGTCCCGACACATTCCGGGCGTCGAGTTCGCCGGCCTCACACACCCGGGGATCCTCGGAACCGCCCCGTCACACGAACTCCTCGAGGAGTGGAACCGGCGCGAGCAGAAACTCATCGACGACGGTCCAGACGCGGAAACCGCAGTCAACCACGAGACCCGTGAAGAGGAACCGCCCCTCGCGCTCCCGCCAGAACCCGAGAACGTCATGCTCGGTTCGATGGAGGACGAGGAACTGGAGGAAGCGAAAGACAAAGCCGCTCGCACTATTCCACCCCGCGAAAACGCGGGCAACTGCGACATCAAGAACCTCAGCCGCGGCTCGCGCGTGTACCTCCCAGTGTTCGTCGACGGGGCGAACTTCATCACCGGCGACATCCACTTCTCACAGGGCGACGGCGAGATCACGTTCTGTGGCGCCATCGAGATGGCCGGCTGGATCGACTTCCGCGTCGACGTGATCAAAGGCGGCATGGAGAAATTCGGCCTCGACCATCCGATCTTCAAACCCGGTAACGTCGAACCGGATTTCTCCGAGTACATCACCTTCGAAGGCTACTCCGTCGACGAGGACGGAACCCAGCACTACAAGAACGCCAACGTCGGCATGCGCCGGGCCTGTCTCGACGCCATCGACTACCTGAAGAACTTCGGCTACACCGGTGAGCAGGCGTACCTCTCCCTGAGCACCATCCCGGTCGAGAGCCGCCTAGCCGGCATCGTCGACCTGCCCAACACCTGCGTTACGGTGTCCGTGCCACAAGCAGCGTTCAACTTCGACATCGATCCGGATCGGCTGGACGACATGGACAGCAAATCCCGTGGAACGGCGGCGTCACCGTCGTAA